AAGTGCTCCTTGCGATAGAACCTCACACCACCAGTAAGATAGAGAGCGAAGAAGACCTTCACAGAATAAGGACCTATGGTTTCAGAGGAGAGGCACTCGCTTCGATCGTTCAGGTGAGCAGAGTGAAAATCGTAACAAGAGCAAAGGAAGGTCCATTGGCGTCGCTGGTTCTAGCCTCAGCAGGCAAGGTGGAAGGAGTATCAGAAACGCCCAGGGAAGTGGGTACAACGGTGGAAGTGAAGGATCTGTTTTTCAACCTTCCCGTTCGGAGAAAGTCTTTGAAATCCTCTTCAATAGAACTCAGAATGTGTCGTGAGATGTTCGAAAGATTCGCTCTTGTGCAAAATAATGTGGACTTCACCTTTGTTTCAGATAGAAAGATAGTTTACTCCTTTCCAACAACGGAAAATGCCTTCGAAAGGGCTCTTTTAATACTCGAAGACCTAAGAAAAGCTCATATCACGTTCGAAGAAGATCTTTCAGATCTGAAGATAAGAGGTATCATCTCACCGCGCGAAATCACAAGGCCGAACAGAACGGGGGAGTATTTCTATGTGAACGGGCGTTTCGTGATCTCTGAAGAACTCCACGAGGTTCTCATGAAGGCCTATGACCTTCCAAAAAGAAGGTATCCGATCGTTGTTTTGTTCATAGAGACAGATCCGGAAAAACTAGATGTCAACGTTCACCCATCAAAGATCGTTGTGAAGTTTCTGGAAGAAGAAAGGGTCAAGAGAGCCCTGGAGGAAGTTTTAACGAAAAACCTGGCAAAGAAATGGTACAGGTCGATTACGTACGAGGATATATCCACTCGAATGCTGAGTGTAGCGGAGTCTCCTTCTTACAGGTGGTTTCTCGTGAGGAAAAAGTATGCCCTTGTGGAGACAGAAGAGGCTCTTCTTTTCATCGACCTTCATGCGCTTCATGAGCGAGCTATTTACGAGGAGATCCTCTCAAAGAGGATGTGGAAATCAAGAAAGCTGACGAGAAGGATCGTTGTTAACCTGTCGAGTGAAGAGAGGGAAAAGCTGGAAGAGTTTGGTTTTTCCTTCCAGTCGGAGGGTAAGTCTCTG
This DNA window, taken from Thermotoga sp., encodes the following:
- the mutL gene encoding DNA mismatch repair endonuclease MutL, with protein sequence MKIKRLPESLIRKIAAGEVIHNPSFVVKELIENSLDAQATRIVVEVENGGKNLVRVSDNGIGMTKEEVLLAIEPHTTSKIESEEDLHRIRTYGFRGEALASIVQVSRVKIVTRAKEGPLASLVLASAGKVEGVSETPREVGTTVEVKDLFFNLPVRRKSLKSSSIELRMCREMFERFALVQNNVDFTFVSDRKIVYSFPTTENAFERALLILEDLRKAHITFEEDLSDLKIRGIISPREITRPNRTGEYFYVNGRFVISEELHEVLMKAYDLPKRRYPIVVLFIETDPEKLDVNVHPSKIVVKFLEEERVKRALEEVLTKNLAKKWYRSITYEDISTRMLSVAESPSYRWFLVRKKYALVETEEALLFIDLHALHERAIYEEILSKRMWKSRKLTRRIVVNLSSEEREKLEEFGFSFQSEGKSLVVLEVPEFLTEDVVGEFFKEVSWGSTKMLKEKIALAACKLATKSGDFDEKTASKLVNLYFKKKYERCPHGRPVAFRISYEDLDRFFER